A region from the Paraburkholderia youngii genome encodes:
- a CDS encoding single-stranded DNA-binding protein produces the protein MASVNKVILVGNLGADPEVRYLPSGDAVANIRLATTDRYKDKASGEMKEATEWHRVAFFGRLAEIVAEYLKKGSSVYLEGRIRTRKWQAQDGTDRYSTEIVAEQMQMLGGRGGASMGGGDEGGYSRGEPSERSGGGGGRGMSSGGGSRGGSGGGGGGGGASRPSAPAGGGFDEMDDDIPF, from the coding sequence ATGGCATCCGTGAACAAGGTCATTCTGGTCGGCAACCTCGGCGCCGATCCGGAAGTCCGTTATCTTCCGAGCGGCGACGCAGTGGCGAACATCCGCCTTGCGACGACGGACCGCTACAAGGACAAAGCGTCGGGCGAGATGAAGGAAGCCACCGAGTGGCACCGCGTCGCGTTCTTCGGCCGCCTGGCGGAAATCGTGGCGGAATATCTGAAGAAGGGCTCGTCGGTGTACCTTGAAGGGCGCATCCGCACGCGCAAGTGGCAAGCCCAGGACGGCACCGATCGTTACTCGACCGAGATCGTCGCGGAACAAATGCAAATGCTCGGCGGCCGAGGCGGCGCTTCGATGGGTGGCGGCGACGAAGGCGGTTATAGCCGTGGCGAGCCGTCGGAGCGCAGCGGCGGCGGTGGTGGTCGCGGCATGTCGTCGGGCGGCGGCTCGCGTGGCGGCAGTGGCGGTGGCGGTGGCGGTGGCGGCGCGAGCCGTCCGAGCGCGCCGGCTGGCGGCGGCTTCGACGAGATGGACGACGATATCCCGTTCTGA
- a CDS encoding MFS transporter: protein MSNPSAISTRMSAPELRATVSLAAIFALRMLGLFMIMPVFSIYAKTIPGGENVLLVGIALGAYGVTQSMLYIFYGWISDKVGRKPVIATGLLIFAIGSFVAAGAHDMTWIIVGRVIQGMGAVSSAVIAFIADLTAEEHRTKAMAMVGGSIGVSFAVAIVGAPIVFHWLGMSGLFTLVGVFAILAIGVVLWVVPDAPKPVHVRAPFAEVLHNVELLRLNFGVLVLHATQTALFLVVPRILEAGGLPVASHWKVYLPVMGLSFVMMVPAIIAAEKRGKMKIVLLSAIALILIGQLLLGVAPHTILSVAAILFVYFLGFNILEASQPSLVSKLAPGTRKGAAAGVYNTTQSIGLALGGLVGGWLLKMNGQSAVFFACSGLVFCWLIIAAKMKQPPRKA, encoded by the coding sequence ATGTCCAATCCGTCCGCCATCTCCACACGCATGAGCGCGCCCGAATTGCGCGCGACCGTGTCGCTTGCCGCCATCTTCGCGCTGCGCATGCTGGGTCTCTTCATGATCATGCCGGTGTTCTCGATCTACGCGAAGACCATCCCCGGTGGCGAGAACGTGCTGCTCGTGGGCATCGCGCTCGGCGCGTACGGCGTCACGCAGTCGATGCTCTACATCTTCTACGGCTGGATCTCCGACAAGGTCGGGCGCAAGCCGGTGATCGCGACGGGCCTGCTGATCTTCGCGATCGGCAGCTTCGTAGCGGCGGGCGCGCACGACATGACGTGGATCATCGTCGGCCGGGTGATTCAGGGGATGGGGGCGGTGTCGTCGGCGGTGATCGCGTTCATCGCCGATCTGACCGCGGAGGAACATCGCACGAAGGCGATGGCGATGGTCGGCGGCAGCATCGGCGTGTCGTTCGCGGTCGCGATCGTTGGCGCGCCGATCGTGTTCCACTGGCTCGGCATGAGCGGGCTCTTCACGCTGGTCGGCGTATTCGCGATCCTCGCGATTGGTGTGGTGCTGTGGGTCGTGCCCGATGCGCCGAAGCCGGTGCACGTGCGCGCGCCGTTCGCCGAAGTGCTGCACAACGTCGAGCTGCTGCGCTTGAATTTCGGCGTGCTCGTGCTGCACGCGACGCAAACCGCGCTGTTCCTCGTCGTGCCGCGCATTCTCGAAGCAGGCGGGCTGCCGGTCGCATCGCACTGGAAGGTGTATCTGCCGGTAATGGGGCTGTCGTTCGTGATGATGGTGCCGGCGATCATCGCCGCCGAGAAGCGCGGCAAGATGAAGATCGTACTGTTGTCGGCGATCGCCCTTATCCTGATCGGCCAGTTGTTATTGGGCGTTGCTCCGCATACGATTCTGAGTGTGGCGGCGATCCTGTTCGTGTACTTTCTCGGCTTCAATATTCTCGAAGCGTCGCAGCCTTCGCTGGTGTCGAAGCTCGCGCCCGGTACCCGCAAGGGAGCCGCGGCCGGCGTGTACAACACCACGCAGTCGATCGGTCTTGCGCTGGGCGGGTTGGTCGGCGGCTGGCTGCTGAAGATGAACGGCCAGAGCGCGGTTTTCTTCGCCTGCTCCGGGCTGGTATTTTGCTGGCTTATAATCGCCGCAAAGATGAAACAGCCGCCGCGCAAGGCATAA